A single Vigna radiata var. radiata cultivar VC1973A chromosome 8, Vradiata_ver6, whole genome shotgun sequence DNA region contains:
- the LOC106770152 gene encoding probable indole-3-pyruvate monooxygenase YUCCA3: MHDICLNMPPMVQNFDPEDLFSRRCIWVNGPVIVGAGPSGLAVAAGLKDQGVPFIILERANCIASLWQNRTYDRLKLHLPKQFCQLPNFPFPEDFPEYPTKFQFISYLESYANHFNIAPQFNETVQSAKYDETFGLWRVKTISRRKGPSSAAQCEVEYICRWLVVATGENSEKVVPEFEGLGEFGGRVMHACEYKSGEGFSGQKVLVVGCGNSGMEVSLDLCNHNAKPSMVVRSSVHVLPREVFGKSTFEVAVMLMKRLPLWMVDKILLILARLILGNVEKYGLKRPCVGPLEFKHTAGKTPVLDIGALEKIRSGKIKVVPGITRFLPGKVELVDGQVLQIDSVVLATGYHSNVPSWLKENEFFSNDGTPRNPFPNGWKGKGGLYAVGFTRRGLSGASLDAINVAHDIAKSWKEETKQKRKTVAARHRRCISHF; this comes from the exons ATGCATGACATTTGTCTCAACATGCCCCCAATGGTTCAGAACTTCGACCCTGAGGATCTCTTCTCAAGGCGTTGCATTTGGGTGAACGGACCTGTGATAGTAGGTGCTGGTCCTTCGGGTCTTGCAGTGGCTGCAGGCCTCAAAGACCAAGGTGTTCCATTCATAATCCTTGAGAGAGCAAACTGCATTGCCTCTCTCTGGCAAAACCGCACCTATGATCGCCTCAAGCTTCACCTTCCCAAACAGTTCTGCCAGCTTCCAAACTTCCCTTTCCCTGAGGACTTCCCTGAGTACCCCACAAAGTTTCAGTTCATAAGCTACCTTGAGTCCTATGCCAACCACTTCAACATAGCCCCACAGTTCAATGAAACAGTGCAGTCTGCAAAGTACGATGAGACCTTTGGCCTTTGGAGGGTCAAGACCATCAGCAGGAGGAAAGGGCCCTCCTCAGCTGCTCAGTGTGAGGTCGAGTACATTTGCAGGTGGCTTGTGGTTGCCACCGGCGAAAACTCAGAGAAAGTGGTGCCTGAGTTTGAAGGGTTGGGAGAGTTTGGTGGCCGCGTCATGCATGCTTGTGAGTATAAATCTGGAGAGGGTTTTTCTGGACAGAAAGTGCTTGTTGTTGGGTGCGGGAATTCAGGCATGGAGGTCTCGCTTGATCTATGTAACCACAATGCAAAACCTTCAATGGTGGTTAGAAGCTCG GTTCATGTTTTACCAAGAGAGGTTTTTGGGAAATCTACTTTTGAAGTTGCTGTGATGTTGATGAAGAGGTTACCTCTGTGGATGGTTGATAAGATACTGCTGATTCTGGCACGTTTGATTTTGGGGAATGTTGAAAAGTATGGTCTGAAAAGGCCTTGTGTGGGTCCTTTGGAATTCAAGCACACCGCAGGGAAGACCCCTGTGTTGGACATTGGGGCCCTTGAGAAAATTAGATCTGGCAAAATCAAAGTGGTTCCTGGAATCACAAGGTTCTTGCCAGGGAAAGTTGAACTTGTTGATGGCCAAGTTCTTCAGATTGATTCTGTGGTTCTTGCCACTGGTTATCACAGCAATGTACCATCATGGTTGAAG GAAAATGAGTTCTTTTCAAACGATGGAACTCCAAGAAACCCTTTTCCAAATGGGTGGAAAGGAAAAGGTGGTCTTTATGCAGTTGGATTCACAAGGAGAGGCCTTTCTGGTGCATCTTTGGATGCAATTAATGTGGCTCATGACATtgccaagagttggaaagaagaaacaaaacagAAGAGGAAAACTGTGGCAGCACGTCACAGGAGGTGCATATCACACTTCTAA